The DNA window CACACTGAGGCAGCATCTGCAGGGCACAGTACTGGCTGAACACGAGTAAAGAGAGCCAAAAGCAGAGGGGAGGTGTGGGAGAACACGGAGGGGAGGTGATGGGAGCCCAAGCCCACAGGCAAGCGAAAGGCCTCACCTATGATAGGGACCTCTGCGATGAACACTCTTCGAATGGAATTTGCCACCCTGAGGGAGGGAAACACCCGCGTTCAGGCACGAGGGAGCGTGAGGTTGCGGGCCCGCACACACGCTGGCCGAACCTGCTGCGGGGCTTTGCCTCAGAGAACCGGGCCGGCCGCCCCGGCAGCGTCGGTGGGGAAACCGGGCCCATGGGGCCGCCCTGGGGCCTCCCGCGGCCGCTTCacccccgggcccgccccgccccgccccgctccggtTGGGCCCCGCGGCGGTGCTCACGCCAGGTCCGTGTTCTCTATGATGAACTTGACGTTCTCATCCGTCAGCTCGGTGATGCGCACGGTGGGCTGGTTGGCGTACGGCATGGCTGCCCTgacccggccccggccccgctcccgccgcccggtccgtccccgccccgctccccccggccccggTGCGCCCGCAAAAAGAGTCCGTGCCAGGCTGAGTACGACTTTATTGGTGCCGGGGAAGGGCCGGGCGCGGCCCCTCCGGTGctcgccgccgctgccgcctcACCGGCGCTGGTTCAGCCCCGCCAGGTTCTTGAtctgtgggcacagggagaaCGCGGTTTAGTGCGCCTGTCCCGGGCGGCCGCCGGAGCAGGTGCCGAGGGGAGGCCCGTGTGCTACGAGCAGAGATGCGGGGGCGGGAGGCATCACTGTGGTCTGGGGACGGGCAAGAATCAAACTGGAGCCACCTCCGGCCACCCCTCTGACAGGAACCTGCTCTCCCGGTCCAAGGTTTCAGCTTGGGTTTATTTCTGCGGCCACACAGACCTCGGCACTGAATTTATGCTTTTGGGGCATTACAGTTGCTCACCCACTTTGCAGAGACCTGTAGAACTCATCACTCCTGTAAAGGAGTACAACTCGGGACACCCTGGACACGGGAGGCTCAGAATGTGCTCTTCTAACAGTTATGTACTGGGATGATTCTGCCCTAAAGCCATCTGACTACAACCCATTCCCCTTCAGAATCCATCCAGGTCCTCCCGTTTATCTGTGCAGTGGatctgctgcagggacagaccaAACATCGGCAGTGGGAGATATCCCAGACCCAAGAGCATCGTGTGGATGTAAAACAGAGCCCAGGATTTCTCTAGCAGAGGATCCTTTTGGCATATGCAGGTATGAGAGAGGCTAAGAGACACTAAATTCCACAACTGCAGGGGAAGGTGGTGGGAGAAATTCTTGAGAAGCATTCcatcagtaaaaataatgtCTGATTCATGTTACAGTCTGTTTGTCTTGTCCTGTTacaaggaaaatgtatttctgataACAAGGAAATCACTTTGTTGCTGAATGCAGTGGGGGGTGTCCAAAACCAGAATCAAAGTGAAGCTCTGAAGCCCTTCAAAAGTCACTCCTGGGTACACAAAGGGTTATTTTGTATCCCAGAGGAAATGCAGACCTCTCTGCACAGACAGCAAGCAGTCCAGGACGTTACCAAGAACTGAAAGAATTCTTGGAAGGACACTGATGTCAAATGAAACAGCTTGAGGAAGTCACCCTGCTGTGGCTCGGGGACAGGTGCCACCTCCCAAGTATCCATGGGGCCACTAACCCTCAGTCAAGATTTCCAGcacagggcctggcacagggagagaCCTTGTGACAAGGAATGAGAAACAGTTGTATTTATTCTGATCACCTGTCTCTCATCCCTAAAGCTCACCCTGCAGCTTCAGATTTAATTTCCTTACACTCTGTTCAAAACAGTGAACTAACTCAAACTACCAGGAAATCACCCTTAGGTAAATCTAAGTTATGAAAGATGATAGTTTTTCCATGTTGTCCTCTAGATTTGGGAGGAAAACACATGCTGACACATTCAGAAAGCAATTCTGctctcacagccctgctggttTCAGCATTACTTACAGTAACTGCAGCTCCCATCAGGCCCTGGACAACGGCTTCTCCAGTGGATTGGACCTGGGAGACACAGGGAGAACACGACCTTTTGCTTCCTGCAGTTGCACTCGCGGCCCCCAAACACAGAGAGGGAACGCACAACAAACATGTACTTGCTACAGAAAGGTGCCACAGACAGGGCACATGGAAGGGGTTTCCTGGGATGTCTCCTAACCACTGGGACAGTCTGCCAAGGAGGGCAGCCAAATGTCAGTTCACTAGAAAACGCAAAACCATTTATTGATTTTGAACTGACAGCAGCAAGGGGGTCCCTCAGCAGACGTGGGATCTGCACAATGGAAAAGCCAGGTGTGCCTGCATATATCCTTGGGGAGGAGGGATCTGCTGCATGCACAGCTGTCCCTAAGGGTACCTGGCTGGCGGTGTTGCTCATGGTCATGGCGTCAGCCACTCTGTTTTCCAGGAAGCGCCAAGTATCCTCGAAGCCGGGGGACGAGTCCTGCATCATCACCAGCTCCGTGGTGTTGTAGATGCCAGTGAGCACAGCCCGCCGAGTGTACCAGTTAAACTGCAGGGGCACAGGAGGAGAGAAAGCTGTGACCTGAATCACATCAGGAGTGCAGCTACCAGAGAGCAGCAAGGGAAAATCCCACACCCACAGCACAGTCCTTCCCATATAGAGGAATTGGCTCATTGCAGCTGGATCTATCAGGGCCTGAGACAAAACTCATTctgttctctccctgctcctaaAAACCCACCTGAAGTAGTCTCTGAGGCAAGAGAATACTCTGCCTGGCTCCTGGTGTTGGGAAGAGGGATCTGCTGCGAGGGACTTTAAACCCCATTACAGGGAAAGAGGGAACAGGCTCAGCATCACAGCTTCCCTGCAAAACTCATATAACCAGTCAGGAGGTGCAAACAAAACACCAGCTTTAGAACCTCTCCTAATCCCTGCATCAGTGAGACTTCAGGAACAGCTCAGTGCAGACACTGGCTCCAACACGTTGATTTGACTTGCATAACGTGTAAGGGACTTTCAGTTCCTGAAGCAATTGTGTTCTTTCTGCCGTCTTCTGGtttattcctttaatttttctgctgtcatttatttttcactgcaaTAGCTTCTCTTTTATACACAGATAAAAGAAGCTTATTAAAGTAGTTTGTTAAAATGGTTCATTTAGCTTTTTCCATCTCTCCCTGCATCTATAAGaattaaagtaatttattaattgctaTAATTAAagttataattttcttttatttcctgccaGAAAGATGAAAGCTTTAATAAGCTACTGGTATTTTTAGGTAGGTTCTTTAAAGGTTTTCAAGTCAAGTCTGTAAATGCTATTGCTGGTAGAAGAGAGCTGTTTGACAGACCCACTGCTCACTCACTGAAAACTGGATCAACTTCTCAGTCTCAAAATCTCAACAACTTTGTGTcttcaaaaaagaagaaagaagagcacTTAAGAGCCTAGGAAAGTAGGTCCTTTTAATTTGCACTAATCCCATTGGCAGTAATTTGCATTTAGCCTCAGTGGCTCTTAAGTGTCCTTAGAAATTAGATGGTAGTTTATAAAGACCCTTAGGTGCCTCTAAAATGCTTTCTTAACTCAACAAATGGGCCATTTGCAGAGGGACTCAGCCCCACTCCTGCTTGAACCCATGGTTTTTGCCAAGGTGCTGAGGGGTAGAACCAGCTTGTCCCCAAAGCAGGAGGACTCACATCTGTGGACTGGTCCCCAGCATAGTGCCAGATATCATCGATCATGCTGGTCAGGAggctgaggctggaagggatgtTACGTGGGAGCAACAGGACACTCAGGGCCTGCAAAGGAAACACACACAGAAACGGGAGccaaagagaataaacactaaaagaGACCAACAGTGCTCGGCCCTgttcttttccctcttgctgCTAACTTGCCTCCAGCCCCCAGTGACAAGTCCTCCCAGCTCTTTGCAGTCTTTACAAGCAGCAGGATGTGCAGGGAGCACACGGTGTGGCTCATAAGTTCAGGCCTCAGCCTGTACTGGAGCTGAAAGATCCCTGCTCAGTTCAAACATCCCCGTGCTGTCTCTCCTGAGCTGCCTCTCTGTCAGGGAAACATCAGAGGCTGAGCTGACTCACACTGTGTGCCCCTGTGGGCAGGGTGTCACATCTCTCATTTCTCTGAATTTGACTTTGAACTCAGAGCGGCAACCAAGGGCAGAACAGCGCCAGCCATAATGGCCCTACTGGGATCCTGCAGCCTTTGAACATAATCACACAGTGCCAGGAGAGACACAAACCACCCACATCCTTCACAAGGCAAATTATGCTAATCTGAAAGAAGAACATGAAGCCTGTACTCTCTCTCTGTGGGTGCAGGATTCAGCTGCCCAGAGGTCAGCAGTGGTTCCTAACAGAGGCTGACCTCGCCTCTGTAATCTTTGCAGCCCGAGATTAGGAACTCTTTGCTTGTCACTGTAGCCACAATTCAatttccttcccactgtgggAGGAATAGCTGGAGAGTCAAATCTGAACTTAGAAGCATGGAGCCCTCTCAGTGCACGGCTCTACCCTCAGGCTGCCAGGGGCTTGTGGGTCACACACTCGTGGAGAGTTTCCTGCAGCAAAGCAGTTCTGCATTTCCAGGCGTGAGGTGATCCTGGTGCAGCCACAACAACGCTGCACCGAGTCTGACTCGCAGTGACACTGCAGACAGGACTAAGCAGAGACACAGGTAATCCCCTGGGGATGCCAGATGGGTGGAGTGAACAACAGAGAGCTTTGCCTTTCCAGAACTGCGAGAAATAGTTGCTCTAAGGTCACCTTTAACTGCCTCCTTCCAAGGCTGCTCTCCTCTTGAAGGCTACTAATCATTTGGAACCAGCCAGGGTTTCATTTACAACCTTGAACTAATCTGGTAGAGAGACTATGTTGAAAGTCACGGGGTGtttaaaatacacacacacgcaAAAGAGACAATGTTGATATTACTTTTATACCTGGGGCCATTTCTCAATATACGGAATCAGCATCCTCAGTCTGGCTTCCACAGCATCTCTCAGGAATTCATCCACAGGCTTCTTcctgagtaaggaaaaaaaattaggaagaatATCCAAGTTAAACTCAATTCTGATCTTGAAAGAGCAATCTCCACCTAGCTGCGCAATAGATAAGGAAAGTATTATATATCCTTCATGCCTTTGGTCCTAGTCTGTATCTGGGCAGACAGTTTTATTTGGGTAAATTATACTTTTAACTTAAAGTATCTCTGTTCCAGATGGCCTCTGTGTCTACTCAGCTCCCAAAATCTTCAAAGGAAGACAAAGTCCACACCCAGTACTCACTCTGCCTCACCCAGCTGCACTAGtttctgctccttctccagTAGCTTGGACAATTTGGTGTTGCACTCTGACACAAAGTGCAGGATTAATTCACTGCCATCACTGTGAaacatccctgctgcagcaacAGAGAGGCCCAGCGTCTGtagggaagaagagagaagcacAGACCAGGTCAGACACTGCTAAGCAGGATCCAGAtagaaaaaaagttgtatttattttgtgaaagaCATTATGTGAATTTAAACAAAGTGATGCTGCATTAAAAAGCACTTCCTACACGTGTTTTTCTCTCGTTAGGATTCACTACTCTTCCTTGTGCCTTAGTCTAACTCTTGGAGGGGTtatcctgcagcagctgggtttCATTCCTGCCCAGTAGCATTTGCTGACTAGGGTGCATCGCCCAAGAGTATGTGGGGGAAGCATGCAGGCCTGGCTGTCTCTGCACTTGAGCTCCATCCAGTTTTCAACTGGTTTGTTGCTTCTCTCCCCACATACCTTGGCTCCCTCTGCAATGGCCTCTGCAGTCCAGCCATGTTCAGGCACAAACTCCAGCGCCGCTGTGAGGATTcgatgctgcagctgctcctcgcTCTCATAGTCCTCAGACTCCTGGCCGCCCTGGCCAGTGTAACTATGAGAAGGTATTGTTACAGTGAGGGGAATGTCACCACCAAACATCAGAACCCTGGGCTCTGCCATTCACTCGCTGACACCAGGCACGTTTTGAGACCTGCTTAGTATAAATCTGGCCTCCTCCAGTAAAATCCTTCCCTGtccagaaaaattattcttaatgAACTTTTGCtgtgagagaagagaaaagggaaggaaggctCAATGGAGATGCCTACATGGAGACCAATCAGGCCCACATTCCCCCTCCTTTACAGAAAACTAAACTTTTCCAACATGGGCTTTATACTATAGGCATACGGACAACATATGGTCCCTGTTTTTTTAGATTTACACAAAAATCCAGAAGCAAAGACTTGTGCTTTGCAGATGAGAGAGTTTCCCCTCTTGAAAGCAAGTCCCATACTGTTTCCATGGTGGAGTTTGCACTGTCACAGCGAAccagctctccagctgctgcagtctGGGGCTCCTCAACTCTGGATCACTCCGTCTTCAAGTTTCAGATGTGAGGtttgggaaagcaaaagcccTCCGATCCCTCTGTCGGCAGGACAGTGCgagaaggagctgctgagtTACCTGGGGTGAGGGCCCTGAGGTTCCTGTTCAGGCTGGTGACCAGCTGGAGGTGAATCAAAGTGCTGCTGAGAGGAAGATGTCAATGGCTCCTTCTTGTGCTCATCGGACGCTCTCCTCAGCGCGGCCGAGGCCTGGAGGGCACGGGCtggtgggcagtgctggcaccTGACCACTGCAAGGGAAGCCGAGAGTCAGCATCTCCTTCCAACACCAGGAAGCACGGAAAATCAACGTGAAGAGAGTTGTGAACGCAGCTGAAAAGAACACAAATTTATAGTGTCTTTTTTTTACGCTTCTGATTAGTGCTGCTCTCAGCTGAGCTCATGTCTATGtgaataaagcaaaaatgttttgtgaGGGAAAGAACAGTGCAAATGGCACGTATTGCAAATAGTTTCCCAATCTTGGACTGGGACCCAGGCATTCAAACATGCCCTCTCCCCATTTTAGTCCCTGATTTAGGAGTTGGCAGCCTGACTCCGAGCAGGGGATATGAGGCAAATCCGACTCGGGAGCCGAAAAGCCCTGACAGACACCACAAGCTAATCACTGATTACTCAACGACACACGGGGGAAAACTTGGAATTTCGCTGGCTGCtttttgggtttgatttttttttttttttttttttttttaataaatttggTTTCACGGCCCACGCTTCTAAAGAAGACCACCACCGAACAACCCCTCCTTCAAACCCAACCGCTCGGCGCCCGCCCCGGTTCCCTCACACCCCTCGCGCCCTTCACCTCACCttgccccgccccgccccgccccgatCGCCGGGGCGCGCTCACGGTGCGCGCCCACGGGGGGCGCGCACGGGCACGCGCCGGCCCCCCCCCCAGTCCGtgcccgcccccgccccgggcgCGCCCCCTCCGCCCCTcacccgcgcggccccgccaCAGCCGCCAGCCCGCGCGCCGcagcccgcccgccgccgccatcttggaaGCGGGCAGAGCGCGATGACGTCACGGTGACGGCGTCAGACCGGGACGAGCGAGCGGAGCGGGCCGAGCCGCGGGAGGTGAGCGGGGAGCGGCGCGGGACGGGGCTGGCGCTTTCTCTAGTTTTCCccttaaaaatcttttctgagACCTCGTCTGAAGCGCTGGGGagctgtgtgtgtatatatatttaaataattccttCGCGAGATATCCTCACGTATCCTGTCCTTGCTCCCTCTGAACCGTCCTTGCTCGGTTTATTACGCCCGTTCTCCATGTGCTTCAAGTGCGCACCTGCTGTAGGGCCCGCAGCCTTGCGCCGCGTCCCGGCCGCCGGGAGCCGGTGCATTCCCGGGATCCAGTGAATTCCCGGGAGCCGGAGCGTTCCCGGCCGCTGAGAGCTGAGGCGTTCTCGGCCGCCGGGAGCCGGTGGATTCCAGAGAGCCGGTGAATTCCCGGGGGTCGGAGCGTTCCCGGCCGCCgggagctggctgtgctgcgTCAGGAGGCTGCAGTTTCCAGCCCTGATGTGCGACAGAGCCCTGGCATGGTTTAGCTTGGGAAGGACCGTCAGGATCATCCCATTCCGACACAGCAGCTTTCTAATCTACTGACGCGGAACCTGCGCTATTGTTTAACCCCTTTCCTTGCCCTGTTCCTCAGGGATTGTTAAATGCGTGCGACATGGAGATAAGGGCCTCTCCTCACACCACCCACACGGGATCCTCGGCCTCCTCCCCCCATCTCAGGGAGGAGCTGTTGCTGTTGATGCAATTTGGGCTCTGACTGATCTTGCAAGGTCATAATCTAATGTTCAGAGAGGAAGGTGTGACTTCGGGTTTGTCTTTCCCACCTTAGCCTAGCAGTTTAGGTATCTTTGGAGATTTTCAGCCTTCTTGGGAAAGGTGACTTTTTAATGATATATGTGTTTACAAATGTTACTGTTTGCTGTAGCTGCTTAACTTGTGTCACAAATTCAAAACCACCTATGAGATGTTATAACTTGCAGTGTACATCCAAGGCATACATTCCCTATTGGGTTGGCATTGTGGGTGTTTTAGGGTGAATTCCTAATGCACCAGCTCAGAAAAGGCACAGATTGTCCCATTCTGAACTTGTTTGTAGTttccaggagagagagagagtgagtccacagcacacagagccagAGGAACTGTGGGTCAAAATCTGCTCCCCACCTCACCGCAGTTAAATTTGGTACAACATATCCATGAGCTGTGCTTTAGCAGCAACGTGGTGGCAGTAAGACATTATCCGAGATGTGTGATGTGGTGATTCCTGGTAAAGATCTTGCTTAAAACTGTCTCTCCAGAAATAGGTGTGTCGTTTGCAGCTAATTGAAGATACACTGGGCAAATGTTCTGGTCAGCAGTGCTCTCTGTTCTCTGTGGTTGTGttaaattaggaagaaaatagGTTTGTGTTGGATAGAGGAAAGAGGGGAGGTCATCGGGTTCAGTAGGTGGTGCTGCTGTGAGAACAGGTGATGATGGGATACTATTGCCGTACAAGGAATACAGTCTCATAGAAAATATCAGTGGAGACAGCCTTCTCAAAACTGTccgctcctccctccctgcaatTTGCTTACCGTGCCACCAATCCTAACGGTGGGAAGAGCCTCAATCTGGAATGCTGGGAATGCTGAaagttacttttttcttctcatgtaCTGCATAAGCAAACTCTGCTAGGTCGTGTTTGGAGTAGGAGAGACAAGGCAGTGTTTAATGTCAAATAGCTGTCGCTGCTCAGGAAATCCAAAAATCCTGTGTTTGTCTTATTCAGAATTTAAGGAAAGCAGGTaagttttttttgttattttgttagTTCCTTTAAAGCATGGCTTGCAGTCTCCCAGAAAAACTAATGCACGAATGGGAGAGAAACTGAATAATGCCCTGAAGTGTAGCTCTTTCTTCATGTGCTGCTAACACTCAGTTTGTGGGAACTTTGTGTTGCCCGTTTCCAGAAAATTATCCCCATTTATTAAAACAACTCAGCTGACTAAGTCACAGTCCACAGAGCTTCGTGCTGCGCTCGGCACTTACCCttcctctctgtctctctccttccctgttcctcccccaggcactgccaggtTTGCTCCTGCTGAGATGGGGGAGTACGGAGTCGCTCCGGGCCAGCGCGTGGCCATCGTGTGGGACAGCTCCTCGCCGGTCGAGGCCCTGAAGGATTTGGTGAATAAAGTCCAGGCGCTGGTGGGAGCTGAAAATAGCGTCTCTGTGGAAAATGTTAACCAGCTGCCTCAGTGTAAGAATGAGcttaatttttcagtttccttAAGAGGGAGagggttctgctgctgtgtgaacTCCCGCCTTCCCACTTTGGGAGTCAGCGCTCAGAACATCGACAGCACCTGCTGCTCTTACCCTGGGCAGTACAGCAGGGGAAGTGATGCACCCGTGCTTCTGTGTCTTTAATCAGTTACTGCTGTTGTACTCAGGGATGAGGGAGATGGAACTGGTGTATTAAGCTGTGTGTTGCATGTGTAAAATTGTACcatcttcctctttcttctcagCGGCTCACAAGGAGTCCAGTTTCGATGTAATCCTCTCTGGCATGGTaccaggcagcacagcacagcacagcgtGGAGCTCCTGGCAGAAGTAGCTCGGATACTTAAGCCAGGGGGCCGTGTC is part of the Hirundo rustica isolate bHirRus1 chromosome 11, bHirRus1.pri.v3, whole genome shotgun sequence genome and encodes:
- the COQ9 gene encoding ubiquinone biosynthesis protein COQ9, mitochondrial isoform X2, encoding MAAAGGLRRAGWRLWRGRAVVRCQHCPPARALQASAALRRASDEHKKEPLTSSSQQHFDSPPAGHQPEQEPQGPHPSYTGQGGQESEDYESEEQLQHRILTAALEFVPEHGWTAEAIAEGAKTLGLSVAAAGMFHSDGSELILHFVSECNTKLSKLLEKEQKLVQLGEAEKKPVDEFLRDAVEARLRMLIPYIEKWPQALSVLLLPRNIPSSLSLLTSMIDDIWHYAGDQSTDFNWYTRRAVLTGIYNTTELVMMQDSSPGFEDTWRFLENRVADAMTMSNTASQVQSTGEAVVQGLMGAAVTIKNLAGLNQRR
- the COQ9 gene encoding ubiquinone biosynthesis protein COQ9, mitochondrial isoform X1 gives rise to the protein MHRLPAAGTRRKAAGPTAVVRCQHCPPARALQASAALRRASDEHKKEPLTSSSQQHFDSPPAGHQPEQEPQGPHPSYTGQGGQESEDYESEEQLQHRILTAALEFVPEHGWTAEAIAEGAKTLGLSVAAAGMFHSDGSELILHFVSECNTKLSKLLEKEQKLVQLGEAEKKPVDEFLRDAVEARLRMLIPYIEKWPQALSVLLLPRNIPSSLSLLTSMIDDIWHYAGDQSTDFNWYTRRAVLTGIYNTTELVMMQDSSPGFEDTWRFLENRVADAMTMSNTASQVQSTGEAVVQGLMGAAVTIKNLAGLNQRR